The Cheilinus undulatus linkage group 2, ASM1832078v1, whole genome shotgun sequence genome has a window encoding:
- the LOC121517736 gene encoding E3 ubiquitin-protein ligase rnf152-B: MSKDDMAEVDLTSNGAEPPGEASSAFPYEEYECKICYNYFDLDRRAPKILECLHTFCEECLNTLHLREERPWRISCPVCRHRTPVPDYRIQNLPNNTKVTEDFPLYIDSDPLPQDALPPYPPPLHPALVALRREEASGTSSASQATPSTTVSTATTLSQDSVRYDSCQSCKRVALTTGCVCVIFSFLSMLVLLFMGLIFVHSHSIPPSPAGPICLSVASILAMFSVVVTWLICWLKYRPDHETGRSSATGNSRRNA; encoded by the coding sequence ATGTCGAAAGATGACATGGCAGAGGTAGATTTGACATCAAACGGAGCGGAACCCCCCGGTGAGGCCTCCTCGGCGTTCCCCTACGAGGAGTACGAATGCAAAATCTGCTACAATTATTTCGACCTTGACCGCCGGGCTCCTAAGATCCTCGAGTGCCTGCACACGTTTTGTGAGGAGTGCCTGAACACGCTGCACCTCCGGGAGGAGCGGCCATGGCGCATCAGCTGCCCCGTCTGCCGCCATCGGACTCCGGTGCCGGATTATCGGATACAAAACCTGCCCAACAACACCAAGGTGACGGAGGATTTTCCGCTCTACATCGACTCGGACCCCCTGCCTCAGGACGCTTTACCTCCCTACCCTCCCCCGCTGCACCCAGCCCTCGTCGCCCTCCGCCGGGAGGAGGCGTCGGGGACGTCCAGCGCCAGCCAGGCGACCCCGTCCACCACCGTGTCCACGGCCACGACCCTCTCCCAGGACTCGGTGCGCTACGACAGCTGTCAGAGCTGCAAGAGAGTGGCTCTGACCACCGGCTGCGTGTGCGTGATCTTCTCCTTCCTGTCCATGCTGGTGCTGCTGTTCATGGGCCTGATCTTTGTGCACAGTCACAGCATCCCACCCTCGCCGGCCGGACCCATTTGCTTGTCGGTAGCCAGCATCCTGGCCATGTTCTCGGTGGTCGTCACATGGCTCATCTGCTGGCTCAAATACAGGCCGGATCATGAGACAGGACGCTCCTCGGCCACCGGTAACTCCCGGAGAAACGCCTGA